From Halomicrobium salinisoli, the proteins below share one genomic window:
- a CDS encoding TCP-1/cpn60 chaperonin family protein, translating to MAAERETTDGAALNDVDRGEWTMRDADARRYVRGAVDATASLVESTFGPDGMEKLVETEDAQNRRELVRVDDAGRLLDAVERGNGFAHPVAALFVDGVDGMRSGLRDGTTAAVLLAGALLDEGFELVERGLAPSSVVVGYGIARARAGEALDDLARPVDADDREALADVAATTMTTTLDPAVRRRLADRIAETVARLADGRDDGWIDTDDARVLAQTGAETGLCDGLVLSRPADAGATGLGVTEPVEDATVAVVDDEIDFEETASVLDGGDGVRLSSPDAARRYRSELDERIESTAEGLVDRGVDVVVCMEALDESIVRPFQAAGLAVVDKATYPKEDVYRLARATGGTAVSDLRDLTDDRLGRADRVARRRVGDAVWTVFEGCPGPVHTLVAGGATAGEAERRREAVEDALETAAVAAMDGQVLPGAGAPSMAVAAAVRDGAAEVSGREQLAVEAFADAVERLPATLARNAGHDPVTSLTELRAAHADGRSAAGVDPETGDPVDAWEAGVVEPRRVFSQAVETAAAVTERLLTIDAVLYPNVQLPGYTPRPERN from the coding sequence ATGGCAGCCGAGAGGGAGACGACCGACGGTGCCGCTCTGAACGACGTCGACCGGGGCGAGTGGACGATGCGCGACGCGGACGCGCGGCGGTACGTGCGCGGCGCGGTCGACGCCACCGCGTCCCTCGTCGAGTCGACGTTCGGTCCGGACGGGATGGAGAAGCTCGTCGAGACGGAGGACGCGCAGAACCGGCGGGAGCTGGTCAGAGTCGACGACGCCGGTCGGCTGCTCGACGCCGTCGAGCGCGGGAACGGCTTCGCCCACCCGGTCGCGGCCCTGTTCGTCGACGGCGTCGACGGGATGCGCAGCGGCCTGCGCGACGGGACGACCGCCGCGGTGCTGCTCGCCGGGGCGCTCCTCGACGAGGGCTTCGAACTGGTCGAGCGGGGACTGGCGCCAAGCAGCGTCGTCGTCGGCTACGGCATCGCCCGCGCCCGCGCCGGGGAGGCACTGGACGACCTCGCCCGGCCGGTCGACGCCGACGACCGCGAGGCGCTGGCCGACGTGGCCGCGACGACGATGACGACCACCCTCGATCCGGCGGTCCGACGCCGCCTCGCCGACCGGATCGCCGAGACGGTCGCGCGGCTGGCCGACGGGCGCGACGACGGGTGGATCGACACCGACGACGCGCGGGTGCTCGCCCAGACCGGGGCCGAGACGGGCCTCTGCGACGGGCTGGTGCTCTCGCGACCGGCCGACGCCGGCGCGACGGGCCTGGGCGTCACCGAGCCGGTCGAGGACGCGACGGTGGCGGTCGTCGACGACGAGATCGACTTCGAGGAGACCGCGAGCGTGCTGGACGGCGGCGACGGCGTGCGGCTCTCCTCCCCCGACGCGGCCCGGCGGTACCGGTCGGAGCTCGACGAGCGGATCGAGTCGACGGCGGAGGGGCTGGTCGACCGCGGGGTCGACGTGGTGGTCTGCATGGAGGCGCTCGACGAGTCGATCGTCCGGCCGTTCCAGGCGGCCGGGCTCGCCGTCGTCGACAAGGCGACGTACCCGAAGGAGGACGTCTACCGGCTCGCCCGGGCGACCGGCGGGACGGCCGTCTCGGACCTGCGGGACCTGACCGACGACCGGCTCGGGCGGGCCGACCGCGTCGCCCGGCGCCGGGTCGGCGACGCGGTCTGGACCGTCTTCGAGGGGTGTCCGGGTCCCGTCCACACCCTCGTGGCGGGCGGCGCCACTGCCGGGGAGGCGGAGCGCCGCCGAGAGGCCGTCGAGGACGCCCTCGAGACGGCGGCCGTCGCGGCGATGGACGGGCAGGTCCTCCCCGGCGCAGGTGCGCCGTCGATGGCGGTGGCGGCCGCGGTCCGCGACGGGGCGGCCGAGGTCAGCGGTCGCGAGCAGCTCGCCGTCGAGGCCTTCGCCGACGCCGTCGAGCGGCTCCCGGCGACGCTCGCGCGCAACGCGGGGCACGACCCGGTCACCTCGCTGACCGAACTCCGCGCGGCGCACGCGGACGGGCGCTCGGCGGCCGGCGTCGACCCGGAGACGGGCGACCCCGTCGACGCCTGGGAGGCGGGCGTGGTCGAGCCCCGCCGGGTGTTCTCGCAGGCGGTCGAGACGGCCGCCGCCGTCACCGAGCGGCTGCTGACGATCGACGCGGTACTGTACCCGAACGTCCAGCTACCGGGCTACACGCCGCGACCCGAGCGGAACTGA
- a CDS encoding SDR family NAD(P)-dependent oxidoreductase produces MSETPDSTVTVADRSAVVIGGTSGIGRAIALAFADEGADVVASSRSEDKVAETAAELRERGAETTEVTCDVRDLESIEALYDAAVDAMGDVDVLVNSAGSVAQASVTEMPEEDFERDIDVCLTGVFRACQVFGRGMDEGSIVNISSMSADQAREERPGYCAAKSGLNGLTRAAAADLAPEVRVNAISPGFVKTELAGPKMEDGSAFREQVDGRTPMDRVATPDEITGAAVYLASDAASFTTGEIVRVDGGYDDSAQ; encoded by the coding sequence ATGAGCGAAACCCCAGACAGCACCGTGACCGTCGCCGACAGGTCCGCGGTGGTCATCGGCGGGACGAGCGGGATCGGACGAGCCATCGCCCTCGCGTTCGCCGACGAGGGCGCCGACGTCGTCGCGTCGAGCCGCAGCGAGGACAAGGTGGCCGAGACGGCCGCCGAACTGCGAGAACGCGGCGCGGAGACGACGGAGGTCACCTGCGACGTCCGCGACCTCGAGTCCATCGAGGCCCTCTACGACGCGGCCGTCGACGCGATGGGCGACGTCGACGTCCTCGTCAACTCCGCCGGGAGCGTCGCCCAGGCGTCGGTCACTGAGATGCCGGAGGAGGACTTCGAGCGCGATATCGACGTCTGTCTCACCGGCGTCTTCCGCGCGTGTCAGGTGTTCGGCCGCGGCATGGACGAGGGGAGCATCGTCAACATCTCCTCGATGTCGGCCGACCAGGCCCGCGAGGAACGGCCGGGCTACTGCGCCGCCAAGAGCGGTCTGAACGGCCTGACGCGTGCGGCCGCGGCCGACCTGGCCCCGGAGGTTCGCGTCAACGCCATCTCGCCCGGCTTCGTCAAGACCGAGCTGGCGGGACCGAAGATGGAGGACGGCTCCGCGTTCCGCGAGCAGGTCGACGGCCGGACGCCGATGGACCGCGTGGCGACGCCCGACGAGATCACCGGCGCCGCGGTGTACCTGGCCAGCGACGCCGCCTCGTTCACGACCGGCGAGATCGTCAGAGTCGACGGCGGCTACGACGACAGCGCGCAGTGA
- a CDS encoding glycoside hydrolase family 4, with the protein MSEQAPAAVRSGAAIDPDDVTIAYVGGGSRQWAPNLIRDLAQSDMDGQVRLYDEHPESAERNAAFGNWVHGEADVEPSSEWSYEATDSLEAALSGADLVVLSTQYDPAETFVHDLDIPKEYGIYGAVSATIGPGGIFRAMRTVPLYREFAAAIREHCPDAWVFNYTNPVHFVTRALYDEYPDINAIGLCHEVLGTRSHLADVASEELGMDADRSDVSVNVKGINHFTWVDEARCKGVDLWPLLEDLVDSERANREFTWDDLAEESVFVDNWQVTWELFRRFGVLPAAGDRHLVEYATWFIQDGQEGLNRWGVKRTGSDYRAKHWTPAESDQTTDVEAWLDGEQEFELTESDEVFVDILRGLVGREDYVTNVNLPNVGQVSDLQEGAVVETNAVVRAGEVKPMAAGGFPRPVRSLISGHVDTIETVVEASREGDVDAAFQGFLIDQQVRTLQTEEARELFAELVASQEEYLDEWDLEGSAVLAEADAYSAD; encoded by the coding sequence ATGTCCGAGCAAGCGCCAGCGGCGGTGCGATCCGGCGCCGCCATCGACCCCGACGACGTCACGATCGCGTACGTCGGCGGCGGCAGCCGCCAGTGGGCACCGAACCTCATCCGCGACCTCGCCCAGTCCGACATGGACGGCCAGGTCAGGCTCTACGACGAGCACCCGGAGAGCGCCGAACGGAACGCGGCGTTCGGCAACTGGGTCCACGGCGAGGCCGACGTCGAGCCCTCGTCGGAGTGGTCCTACGAGGCGACCGACTCCCTCGAGGCGGCGCTGTCGGGCGCCGACCTCGTCGTCCTCTCGACGCAGTACGACCCGGCGGAGACGTTCGTCCACGACCTCGACATCCCGAAGGAGTACGGCATCTACGGCGCCGTCTCGGCGACGATCGGTCCGGGCGGCATCTTCCGCGCGATGCGGACCGTCCCCCTCTACCGGGAGTTCGCGGCGGCGATCCGCGAGCACTGTCCCGACGCGTGGGTGTTCAACTACACGAACCCCGTCCACTTCGTGACGCGGGCGCTGTACGACGAGTACCCCGACATCAACGCGATCGGCCTCTGTCACGAGGTGCTCGGTACCCGGAGTCACCTCGCGGACGTCGCAAGCGAGGAACTGGGAATGGACGCCGACCGGTCGGACGTCTCGGTCAACGTCAAGGGGATCAACCACTTCACGTGGGTCGACGAGGCCCGCTGCAAGGGGGTCGACCTCTGGCCCCTCCTGGAGGACCTGGTCGACAGCGAGCGCGCCAACCGGGAGTTCACCTGGGACGACCTGGCCGAGGAGAGCGTGTTCGTCGACAACTGGCAGGTGACCTGGGAGCTGTTCCGCCGGTTCGGCGTCCTGCCCGCGGCGGGCGACCGCCACCTCGTCGAGTACGCGACGTGGTTCATCCAGGACGGTCAGGAGGGGCTCAACCGCTGGGGCGTCAAGCGCACCGGCAGCGACTACCGGGCGAAACACTGGACGCCGGCGGAGTCCGACCAGACGACCGACGTCGAGGCCTGGCTGGACGGCGAGCAGGAGTTCGAGCTGACCGAGTCCGACGAGGTGTTCGTCGACATCCTCCGGGGACTGGTCGGGAGGGAGGACTACGTCACCAACGTCAACCTCCCGAACGTCGGCCAGGTATCGGACCTGCAGGAGGGGGCCGTCGTCGAGACGAACGCCGTCGTCCGCGCGGGCGAGGTCAAGCCGATGGCGGCCGGCGGTTTCCCCCGACCGGTCCGGAGCCTCATCAGCGGCCACGTCGACACCATCGAGACGGTCGTCGAGGCGTCCCGCGAGGGCGACGTCGACGCCGCCTTCCAGGGCTTCCTCATCGACCAGCAGGTCCGGACCCTCCAGACTGAGGAGGCCCGGGAGCTGTTCGCCGAACTGGTCGCCTCGCAGGAGGAGTACCTGGACGAGTGGGACCTCGAGGGATCGGCAGTCCTCGCGGAAGCGGACGCCTACTCCGCGGACTGA
- the uxaC gene encoding glucuronate isomerase: MPFLDEDYLLETDAARELYDAIADRPIVDPHTHADVAEIVENDGWNDVWEVEAATDHYVWALMRNCGVDEELITGDADNREKWTALAEVFPQFAGNPTYEWVHLDLQRRFGIEERISAETADEIWQETKAQLAEDDMRPQELLAEMNVEVVGSTDDPTDDLAYHERAADEVEGVELVPTWRADRAVKVDRPEWTDFVAELAAATEVDTDDFDGFLAALAASHDYFDERGCRACDLGIEQPVSRPVSDERARDVFERALAGASLSEREVGDFQAYLTEYIGELNAEKGWVTQLHLGPVRNYRDSLFERLGPAAGGDISTGDVDLVKPLEHFLNRFDDEMDVVLYVIDPTHYPSVATMARVFPNVTVGPAWWFNDSPFGMEHQLEYVGTVELLSQHAGMVSDSRKLLSYGSRFEMFRRSLANVVGKQVDRGQVPADVAQDLVEGLAYDRPKELYGF, translated from the coding sequence ATGCCCTTCCTCGACGAGGACTACCTGCTCGAGACGGACGCCGCCCGGGAGCTCTACGACGCCATCGCCGATCGCCCGATCGTCGACCCGCACACGCACGCGGACGTCGCCGAGATCGTCGAGAACGACGGCTGGAACGACGTCTGGGAGGTCGAGGCCGCCACGGACCACTACGTCTGGGCGCTGATGCGCAACTGCGGCGTCGACGAGGAGCTGATCACCGGCGACGCCGACAACCGCGAGAAGTGGACGGCGCTCGCGGAGGTCTTCCCGCAGTTCGCCGGCAATCCCACCTACGAGTGGGTCCACCTCGACCTGCAGCGGCGCTTCGGCATCGAGGAGCGGATCTCCGCCGAGACGGCCGACGAGATCTGGCAGGAGACGAAGGCGCAACTCGCCGAGGACGACATGCGGCCCCAGGAGCTGCTCGCCGAGATGAACGTCGAGGTCGTCGGCAGCACCGACGACCCGACCGACGACCTCGCGTACCACGAGCGCGCGGCCGACGAGGTCGAGGGGGTCGAACTGGTGCCGACCTGGCGCGCGGACCGGGCCGTCAAGGTCGACCGGCCCGAGTGGACCGACTTCGTCGCCGAACTCGCCGCGGCGACCGAGGTCGATACCGACGACTTCGACGGCTTCCTCGCCGCGCTGGCGGCCTCCCACGACTACTTCGACGAGCGCGGCTGCCGGGCCTGCGACCTCGGGATCGAACAGCCCGTCTCCCGGCCGGTCAGCGACGAGCGCGCCCGCGACGTCTTCGAGCGGGCGCTGGCCGGGGCCTCGCTCTCCGAGCGCGAGGTCGGGGACTTCCAGGCCTATCTCACCGAGTACATCGGCGAGCTGAACGCCGAGAAGGGGTGGGTCACGCAGCTGCACCTCGGTCCCGTCCGCAACTACCGCGACTCGCTGTTCGAGCGGCTCGGTCCGGCCGCCGGCGGCGACATCTCGACGGGGGACGTCGACCTCGTGAAGCCGCTGGAGCACTTCCTCAATCGGTTCGACGACGAGATGGACGTCGTCCTCTACGTGATCGATCCGACCCACTACCCGTCGGTCGCGACGATGGCGCGTGTGTTCCCGAACGTGACGGTCGGGCCGGCCTGGTGGTTCAACGACAGCCCGTTCGGGATGGAACACCAGCTGGAGTACGTCGGCACCGTCGAACTGCTCTCCCAGCACGCCGGAATGGTCAGCGACTCGCGGAAGCTCCTCTCCTACGGCTCCCGCTTCGAGATGTTCCGACGCTCGCTGGCCAACGTCGTCGGCAAGCAGGTCGACCGCGGCCAGGTGCCGGCGGACGTGGCCCAGGATCTCGTCGAGGGCCTCGCCTACGACCGGCCGAAGGAGCTGTACGGGTTCTGA
- a CDS encoding endo-1,4-beta-xylanase — protein sequence MTDEPTLREAADDSDFRIGAAIDSDALRSDPSYWRTASNEFNAVTPENALKMGPLRPSRDTYDFGDADAVVDFGDRNDMYVRGHVLVWHNQKPDWFQAWDYTDDQLREFLREHVHTVAGRYHGRIDAWDVVNEAVADDGSMRDTVWYDALGEDYLADAFRWADEVSDADLYYNDYGADAINEKSDAIYDLLERLLDRGAPVDGVGLQMHALGDHPDPDSVAENIRRFQDLGLDVQITEMDVAFHADDPPANPDEVQAEFYRDVIAACRDADCDTVVTWGVHDASTWLRTFRDFSDRFTGDPLLFDDRYDEKPAYDAVKGALRD from the coding sequence ATGACAGACGAACCGACGCTCCGCGAGGCGGCCGACGACAGCGATTTCCGGATCGGCGCCGCGATCGATTCCGACGCGCTCCGCTCCGACCCGAGCTACTGGCGGACCGCCAGCAACGAGTTCAACGCGGTCACCCCGGAGAACGCCCTGAAGATGGGGCCGCTCCGGCCGTCGCGTGACACGTACGACTTCGGCGACGCCGACGCCGTCGTCGACTTCGGCGACCGGAACGACATGTACGTCCGCGGCCACGTGCTCGTCTGGCACAACCAGAAGCCCGACTGGTTCCAGGCGTGGGACTACACCGACGACCAGCTGCGCGAATTCCTGCGCGAGCACGTCCACACCGTCGCCGGCCGCTATCACGGCCGGATCGACGCCTGGGACGTCGTCAACGAGGCCGTCGCCGACGACGGGTCGATGCGCGACACCGTCTGGTACGACGCGCTGGGCGAGGACTACCTCGCCGACGCGTTCCGCTGGGCCGACGAGGTCTCCGACGCCGACCTCTACTACAACGACTACGGCGCGGACGCGATAAACGAGAAGTCCGACGCCATCTACGACCTGCTCGAGCGCTTGCTCGACCGCGGCGCGCCGGTCGACGGCGTGGGCCTCCAGATGCACGCGCTGGGCGACCACCCCGACCCGGACTCCGTCGCCGAGAACATCCGGCGGTTCCAGGACCTCGGGCTCGACGTGCAGATCACCGAGATGGACGTGGCGTTCCACGCCGACGACCCGCCGGCGAACCCCGACGAGGTCCAGGCCGAGTTCTACCGCGACGTGATCGCGGCCTGCCGCGACGCGGACTGTGACACGGTCGTCACGTGGGGCGTCCACGACGCCAGCACCTGGCTGCGCACCTTCAGGGACTTCAGCGATCGGTTCACCGGCGATCCGCTGCTGTTCGACGACCGGTACGACGAGAAGCCGGCCTACGACGCCGTGAAGGGCGCTCTTCGGGACTGA
- a CDS encoding SGNH/GDSL hydrolase family protein produces the protein MSAATYPSVTLHNVAETAPADWTADGDRLCRVPASVGDDLNDDARERVRHPTHSEVRFVPETDDDEIEVTLSAPERARARVFWGSFQPWQAIEIGPTPETLSLGVPDRLRSLDESVDVGRFDPRVCRIAFERFTPAALHDVRGDCRPPAPDELPDRRYLAYGTSITEGAKASAAHLSYVSRVARNCGLDAVNLACSGSAYCEPALADYVADRDDWDVATFALSVNMANAGFSPSEFRERADYFVNTVADAHPEKPIACVTLFPYYADVAEEGDADVAAAYRDVLRSVVEDSPHDNLSLVAGTDLLSASELTWDVLHPGDGGMESIGDGLARHLETRLD, from the coding sequence ATGAGCGCAGCGACGTATCCGTCCGTCACGCTGCACAACGTGGCGGAGACGGCGCCGGCAGACTGGACCGCCGACGGCGACCGGCTGTGCCGCGTACCGGCTTCGGTCGGGGACGACCTGAACGACGACGCTCGCGAACGGGTCCGCCACCCGACGCACAGCGAGGTCCGGTTCGTCCCCGAGACCGACGACGACGAGATCGAGGTCACCCTGTCCGCGCCCGAGCGGGCCCGGGCCCGCGTCTTCTGGGGGTCGTTCCAGCCGTGGCAGGCCATCGAGATCGGCCCGACGCCGGAGACGCTCTCCCTCGGCGTTCCCGATCGGCTGCGGAGCCTCGACGAGAGCGTCGACGTCGGGCGCTTCGACCCGCGCGTCTGCCGGATCGCGTTCGAGCGGTTCACGCCCGCGGCGCTGCACGACGTGCGCGGCGACTGCCGGCCGCCCGCTCCCGACGAACTGCCCGACCGGCGCTACCTCGCCTACGGCACCTCCATCACCGAGGGCGCGAAGGCCTCCGCGGCGCACCTGAGCTACGTGTCCCGGGTCGCCCGGAACTGCGGCCTCGACGCCGTGAACCTCGCCTGCTCCGGGTCGGCGTACTGCGAACCGGCCCTGGCGGACTACGTCGCCGACCGCGACGACTGGGACGTCGCGACGTTCGCGCTCTCGGTCAACATGGCGAACGCGGGGTTCTCGCCGTCCGAGTTCCGCGAGCGCGCCGACTACTTCGTGAACACCGTCGCGGACGCCCATCCCGAGAAACCGATCGCCTGCGTCACGCTGTTCCCGTACTACGCGGACGTGGCCGAGGAGGGCGACGCCGACGTCGCGGCGGCCTACCGGGACGTCCTGCGCTCCGTCGTCGAGGACTCGCCGCACGACAACCTCTCGCTCGTCGCGGGGACGGACCTGCTGTCGGCCTCGGAGCTGACCTGGGACGTCCTCCACCCCGGCGACGGCGGCATGGAGTCGATCGGGGACGGGCTGGCCCGGCACCTCGAGACGCGACTCGACTGA
- a CDS encoding IclR family transcriptional regulator, whose amino-acid sequence MGTKARNPVKSVETTFTIVQALKELDGAGVTELAEYLDLPKSSVHNYLSTLEQEEYVVKEGTEYQVGIRFLDYGAYARDQMDIFEVAKPELERLASETGELANLLVEQHGIGSYLYRTRGEMAVQVEGHVGTRAPMHATGLGKAILAHLDEDRVHEILDEHGMPPSTSNTITDRDELFAELERVREEGVAFDDEERLSGLRCVAAPVHHEDEIRGAISVSGPTNRLRGERFREELPNKVLEVQNVIELNITYS is encoded by the coding sequence ATGGGAACAAAGGCCAGAAACCCGGTGAAATCCGTCGAAACGACGTTCACCATCGTACAGGCGCTGAAGGAGCTCGACGGGGCCGGCGTGACGGAGCTGGCCGAGTATCTGGACCTGCCCAAGAGCTCCGTCCACAACTACCTGAGCACGCTCGAACAGGAGGAGTACGTAGTCAAGGAGGGAACGGAATACCAGGTGGGCATCCGCTTTCTGGACTACGGCGCCTACGCCCGCGACCAGATGGACATCTTCGAGGTGGCCAAGCCGGAACTGGAGCGGCTGGCCTCCGAGACCGGCGAACTCGCCAACCTGCTGGTCGAGCAACACGGGATCGGCTCGTACCTCTACCGGACCCGCGGCGAGATGGCCGTCCAGGTGGAGGGCCACGTCGGCACCCGCGCCCCGATGCACGCCACCGGGCTGGGCAAGGCCATCCTGGCGCACCTCGACGAGGACCGCGTCCACGAGATCCTCGACGAGCACGGGATGCCGCCCTCGACGTCGAACACGATCACCGACCGCGACGAGCTGTTCGCGGAGCTCGAGCGGGTCAGGGAGGAGGGCGTCGCGTTCGACGACGAGGAGCGCCTGAGCGGGCTCCGCTGCGTCGCCGCGCCCGTCCACCACGAGGACGAGATCCGCGGCGCCATCAGCGTCTCTGGCCCCACCAACCGCCTCCGCGGCGAGCGGTTCCGGGAGGAGCTACCCAACAAGGTGCTGGAGGTCCAGAACGTCATCGAACTCAACATCACCTACTCGTAG
- a CDS encoding fumarylacetoacetate hydrolase family protein, producing MRYYRVATDRSVHLVAEDDAGAFDLTAANERIDSFTTLARCADVAGTSIDDLARRHREDAPDVDLTEADVRAPAKPPEVWAAGVTYEISEEAREEESDSPDLYMEVYRSERPELFLKSTPSRTVGPGEAVGVRGDSEWDVPEPELGVVVYDGDIVGYTIGNDVSSREIEGDNPLYLPQAKIYDRSCSIGPCVASTEEIDDPHELTMTMTIERDGEVLYEESADTGDMVHSCEELVSYLERHNELPELTVLLTGTALVPDDYTMQPGDDVAIEIEDVGTLTNGVVDV from the coding sequence ATGCGCTATTACAGAGTGGCTACGGACAGGAGCGTCCATCTCGTCGCCGAAGACGACGCGGGAGCGTTCGACCTGACTGCGGCCAACGAGCGGATCGACTCGTTCACGACGCTGGCTCGCTGCGCCGACGTGGCGGGAACGTCCATCGACGACCTCGCGCGGCGCCATCGCGAGGACGCCCCCGACGTCGACCTGACGGAGGCGGACGTCCGCGCCCCGGCGAAGCCGCCCGAGGTGTGGGCGGCCGGCGTCACCTACGAGATTAGCGAAGAAGCTCGCGAGGAGGAGAGCGACTCGCCGGACCTCTACATGGAGGTCTACCGCAGCGAGCGCCCGGAGCTGTTCCTCAAGTCGACGCCCTCCCGGACGGTCGGCCCGGGCGAGGCGGTCGGCGTCCGCGGCGACTCCGAGTGGGACGTTCCCGAACCCGAACTGGGCGTGGTCGTCTACGACGGCGACATCGTCGGCTACACCATCGGCAACGACGTCAGCAGCCGCGAGATCGAGGGCGACAACCCCCTGTACCTCCCGCAGGCCAAGATCTACGACCGCAGTTGCTCGATCGGCCCCTGCGTCGCCTCCACGGAGGAGATCGACGACCCCCACGAGCTGACCATGACCATGACCATCGAACGCGACGGCGAGGTCCTCTACGAGGAGAGCGCCGACACCGGCGATATGGTCCACAGCTGCGAGGAACTCGTCTCCTACCTCGAACGCCACAACGAACTCCCCGAACTGACCGTCCTCCTGACCGGCACCGCGCTCGTCCCCGACGACTACACCATGCAGCCCGGCGACGACGTCGCCATCGAAATCGAGGACGTCGGCACCCTCACCAACGGCGTCGTCGACGTCTGA
- a CDS encoding polysaccharide deacetylase family protein, translating to MANRDRDSRNPVDRRTFLTIAGASGVTALAGCSEDGSSDATATDTATDTPTATDTPTETPTPTETETPTATETEVDVDTATPTERGDGPLARPPEPTGEDVPRPTGEPGNLRVLDWAGFESAVSYSFDDSQPSHVRHYSALEETGVNMTFYLSKNVTAGSTTEDWKQVAADGHEIGNHTVSHPHNDLTNPSFGDPLDSMDAELSQCSEYITNKLGQDGVWTMASPFGESGWTEAAKANGLFLNRGVGGGAVAPRGGADPYDLPCYMASEGETADTFNRLVDDARSGGEWLTFLFHSITPTDQEWYAPVDVGEITSNVEHAKSYDDVWIDTVANVGAYWRGKQIFESATAEESEDRTVWEWEVPETFPEGQHLRVTVDGGFLEQGGETLDWHTKGYYEVALDEGSLTLYH from the coding sequence ATGGCAAACAGGGACCGCGATTCCCGGAATCCAGTTGACAGGCGGACGTTCCTGACGATCGCCGGCGCGTCCGGCGTCACGGCGCTCGCGGGCTGTAGCGAGGACGGATCCTCGGACGCGACGGCGACCGATACGGCGACGGACACGCCGACGGCGACGGACACGCCGACGGAGACGCCGACGCCGACCGAGACGGAGACGCCGACCGCGACGGAGACCGAGGTCGACGTGGACACCGCGACGCCGACCGAACGCGGCGACGGTCCGCTCGCCCGGCCGCCGGAGCCGACCGGCGAGGACGTGCCCCGACCGACGGGCGAGCCCGGGAACCTCAGGGTCCTCGACTGGGCCGGCTTCGAGAGCGCCGTCAGCTACTCGTTCGACGACAGCCAGCCCTCGCACGTCAGACACTACAGCGCCCTGGAGGAGACGGGCGTCAACATGACGTTCTACCTCTCGAAGAACGTCACCGCCGGGAGCACCACCGAGGACTGGAAGCAGGTCGCCGCCGACGGCCACGAGATCGGGAACCACACGGTGAGCCACCCGCACAACGACCTCACCAACCCCAGCTTCGGGGACCCGCTGGACAGCATGGACGCGGAACTCAGCCAGTGCTCGGAGTACATCACCAACAAACTCGGTCAGGACGGCGTCTGGACGATGGCGTCCCCGTTCGGCGAGTCCGGGTGGACCGAGGCGGCGAAGGCGAACGGCCTGTTCCTGAACCGCGGGGTCGGCGGGGGAGCCGTCGCCCCGAGGGGCGGCGCGGATCCCTACGACCTGCCGTGCTACATGGCCTCCGAAGGCGAAACCGCCGATACGTTCAACAGGCTCGTCGACGACGCGCGCTCGGGCGGGGAGTGGCTCACCTTCCTGTTCCACTCGATCACGCCGACCGACCAGGAGTGGTACGCACCGGTCGACGTCGGCGAGATCACCAGCAACGTCGAGCACGCGAAGTCCTACGACGACGTGTGGATCGACACGGTCGCCAACGTCGGCGCGTACTGGCGGGGCAAGCAGATATTCGAGTCCGCGACGGCCGAGGAGTCCGAGGACCGGACGGTCTGGGAGTGGGAGGTGCCCGAGACGTTCCCCGAGGGCCAGCACCTGCGGGTGACCGTCGACGGCGGGTTCCTCGAGCAGGGCGGCGAGACGCTCGACTGGCACACGAAGGGCTACTACGAGGTGGCGCTCGACGAGGGGTCGCTGACGCTGTACCACTAG